Proteins co-encoded in one Candidatus Brocadia sp. genomic window:
- a CDS encoding IS110 family transposase: MSYFVGIDLHSDNSYLGVIDKKDSRIFGKKLPNDLGMILKTLEPFQKKIQGIAVESTYNWYWLVDGLQAAKYQVHLANPAEMQQYSGMKYTDDTWDSYWLAHLLRLGILPEGYIYPKEIRPIRDLLRKRTMLVRHRTAHILSLQNMVNRNTGRKVNVNDAKRLSEEKISEQLTDEHHKMAVQSDKAVIDFFHEQIDRIEKAVLKEVKLRYPYEELLTVPGIGKILGITIMLETGDINRFPTVSDYSSYCRCVSSQKISNGKKKGEGNKKNGNKYLAWAYVEAANFMVRYSEPARRWYQRKAAKTNKIVAIKALSNKIARACYFIIKDQTPFDPKKLFH, translated from the coding sequence ATGAGTTATTTTGTGGGAATAGATTTACATTCGGATAATAGTTACCTGGGAGTGATCGATAAGAAAGATAGTCGGATATTTGGCAAGAAACTCCCCAATGATCTTGGCATGATCTTAAAGACACTGGAGCCGTTTCAGAAGAAGATACAAGGGATTGCGGTAGAGTCGACATACAACTGGTATTGGTTGGTGGACGGATTACAGGCGGCGAAATACCAGGTACACCTGGCCAATCCTGCGGAGATGCAGCAGTATAGTGGCATGAAGTACACGGACGACACCTGGGATTCCTATTGGCTGGCACATCTGCTGCGTTTGGGCATATTACCGGAAGGGTACATTTATCCGAAAGAGATAAGGCCGATACGGGATTTATTGAGAAAGCGAACCATGTTGGTACGGCACAGAACAGCGCACATATTAAGCCTGCAAAACATGGTGAATCGCAATACGGGAAGAAAGGTGAACGTCAACGATGCGAAGAGGCTGAGCGAAGAAAAGATAAGCGAGCAGTTAACGGATGAACACCACAAAATGGCCGTGCAGAGCGACAAGGCAGTGATAGACTTTTTCCATGAACAGATAGACCGGATAGAAAAGGCCGTACTGAAAGAGGTAAAATTACGATATCCGTATGAAGAACTGCTCACCGTACCGGGGATAGGCAAGATATTAGGGATAACGATCATGCTTGAGACAGGAGATATTAACCGGTTTCCCACGGTATCAGATTACTCCTCATACTGCCGGTGTGTATCGTCCCAAAAGATATCAAACGGGAAGAAGAAGGGAGAGGGGAATAAAAAGAACGGGAACAAATATTTGGCGTGGGCGTATGTGGAAGCGGCAAATTTTATGGTGAGATATAGTGAACCTGCCAGAAGATGGTATCAACGCAAGGCAGCGAAGACGAACAAAATCGTAGCAATCAAGGCATTGAGTAACAAGATAGCCAGGGCATGTTACTTTATCATAAAGGACCAAACACCGTTTGATCCGAAGAAATTATTTCACTAA